A stretch of the Perca fluviatilis chromosome 17, GENO_Pfluv_1.0, whole genome shotgun sequence genome encodes the following:
- the nup214 gene encoding nuclear pore complex protein Nup214 isoform X6, whose translation MSDDTDSPPDREMKDFQFRQMKKTRVFDPAEDLPRERTSLLTISNKFGLTFVGLHKTFKVYLTQDILSDKFDGNTNEIVEGTPALAEVNVDLALHHLALSCDELTLSVCGMTEEAGLSFTFYDVRTFMNKTRPQKLPFASLLPAVPPGSLVQDLKWNPVQASMLAVCLSDGRMMILDVTDSVKVQAELPASSGITCLCWSPKGKQVAAGKMNSAVSQYTPALEEKKVIPCPNFYTSDEPVKVLDVLWLRTFVFAVVYAAADGSLETPPELVLISLPLCSPHGHNNKKKDEKVDIKYLNFSELVYGSCTERQHHYFLSHIEDWDLVFAASAVSIEVSVIAAREDKIWELWILEDASRAELPVTETNEDTLPLGLAIDYTSQQEIYITDEKTLPPAPTMLMLSTEGLLCPFALLNVNPGVKQLVSAPTALALDGERQPKPAPVRPVQTSTPPTVVQKPAPAAQGRLQTPQAAVSVKALEKQLQQKKDSDPIMAGILEEIAHFQKELDDLKARSTRADFKVGTNEEMKELRKESEDLHIFTLEIKETTESLHGDIGTLKTTLLEGFAGAEEAKAQSELSRDRNYRQLLYKKPLDPRSEEQLKEIRRLYQYVMFAVEDVNDVLDVEWEKHLEKKKKQKHMVVPGREGLFTTLANNLYIINQQKNRLDQFIKQLTSLRLYNNTTTPTIHCSSATATTAGLESELESLRDALLKARLDTSPPKTKPKSPVKISPVKQSQLRNFLSKGQMPPVRSTAPANLSRSAFLSPKYYEDLDDVSSTSSLSLEPHPADLEEEEELQPEPLPLTVIPPALSTPRHPTVVRTPSILPGFGAIQSTPLTKMNSVQGMGFGLSPIASPVPTNKINLSGAESTALATKTVKHGAPPTERSIPVTIPAQQAAANAAVRRQMANQKTAVVSTSLTESTLKTVPQVVNVQELKDKGPPMPVSNIISSSVPDPAAPVFATVCSNQAKRNPNQGMQKMSAESTTTPQTSFVFGQSSKPDVSVAPASSAEQNTSKGFSFASGSTGFSFASVTQGVGISQVKDLNKFSFGGNGKMMFGQTGEEPFSLTPKSTSPALGTGSPTLPPYPSGDKPASTTTASRIEPPPLKTIGGETLGCFSGLRVGHGEEAKDSATKPAVGSFTSGETGLGMGKGAAQFSFVAGPQKSADDSTGTDLSKGTASGSLFKPPEPNPKPAFSVTQSSSTASASPTSFGSLLAASSDTSEEPKVSPQPSEPTPPPDKEPSTGPAVVSALVVPEPAADAAVTETTAAAVTAPTPPLPLATTAPTPDPPSSITAPTVAIPPTTASAAATVDANPDSSTTTTTAPLPTSAAAVAPVSQVAPPAFQVPSSDKPGSIFTQPAPTITDSSSLGLTPVISTVAAAATTTTPAAVNSTTTTDASVVFGQPAAPPASSAPPPPASTGFGSTAFGTSTGTVFGKSVFGQVSGFGQPASNPETSGGFSFGQSAFGASSNSATTGGGLFGAATATNASSFSFGTSSANTASSTGSGLFGQTTTPAFGQSSGFGQASVFGSNTTTSSSTGFSFGQPSAFGCSSATPVFGQQASSGSVFGQQQPSSGGTLFGSNSANTAGSAAGGGFFSGLGGKPSEDAANKNPFGTNVSTGGFGQPAQTGANTLFGNSGAKTFGFGQSSFGEQKPSGTFSTGAGSVASQGFGSFSSPAKSGGFGSAPVFGSPPSFGSTQAFGSAAAFGSSPSFPNNMVPSAGKVFGEGTAAANMGGFGFASPPSGPSFGALANQSAPSFGGLAQQGSGFGSQPSSFSGFGQQPQAGGFSGNTFGSANQSSPQTFASWRS comes from the exons ATGAGTGACGACACAGACTCCCCTCCTGATAGGGAGATGAAG gacTTTCAGTTTCGTCAGATGAAGAAAACAAGAGTCTTTGACCCTGCTGAAGATTTGCCCAGAGAAAGAACTAGTCTGCTTACCATCTCAAACAAATTTGGTTTAACTTTTGTCGGACTCCACAAAACATTCAAAGTTTACCTAACTCAAGACATTCTGTCTGATAAATTTGACGGTAACACCAACGAAATAG TCGAGGGTACACCAGCATTGGCGGAGGTTAATGTGGATCTGGCTCTGCACCACTTGGCTCTCAGTTGTGATGAACTTACTTTATCAGTATGTGGCATGACTGAGGAGGCGGGATTGTCCTTCACATTCTATGATGTCCGCACCTTTATGAACAAG ACAAGACCACAGAAGCTACCTTTTGCATCACTGCTGCCAGCAGTACCCCCTGGCAGTTTAGTGCAAGACCTGAAGTGGAATCCTGTGCAGGCATCCATgttggctgtctgtctgtctgacggCCGTATGATGATTTTGGATGTTACTGACAGTGTCAAAGTGCAGGCCGAGCTACCTGCTTCAAGCGGCATCACGTGTC TTTGCTGGAGTCCAAAAGGAAAACAAGTCGCTGCAGGAAAAATGAATTCCGCAGTCAGTCAGTATACACCA GCACtagaagaaaagaaagttaTCCCATGTCCGAACTTCTACACCTCTGACGAACCTGTCAAAG TTCTGGATGTGCTGTGGCTGAGAACCTTTGTGTTTGCAGTGGTATATGCTGCTGCAGATGGCTCCCTTGAGACCCCTCCTGAGCTAGTGTTGATCTCCCTTCCT ctatgTTCTCCACATGGCCACAACAACAAG aAGAAGGATGAGAAGGTGGACATAAAGTATTTGAACTTTAGTGAATTAGTGTACGGAAGCTGCACTGAGCGACAACACCACTACTTTCTTAGCCATATAGAGGACTG GGACCTTGTGTTTGCGGCATCAGCAGTTTCCATTGAAGTCAGCGTCATAGCCGCCAGAGAGGACAAG ATCTGGGAGCTTTGGATCCTGGAAGATGCAAGTAGGGCTGAGCTTCCAGTGACTGAGACAAATGAAGACACGCTGCCCCTTGGCTTAGCCATAGACTACACCAGCCAGCAGGAGATCTACATCA ctgatgaGAAGACCTTGCCCCCAGCGCCCACAATGCTGATGCTCTCCACAGAGGGATTACTCTGCCCATTTGCTCTGCTCAACGTTAATCCTGGGGTTAAGCAACTGGTCTCAGCCCCCACTGCCCTCGCCTTGGATGGGGAGAGACAACCCAAGCCAG CTCCAGTGCGTCCAGTTCAAACCAGCACACCACCCACAGTCGTCCAGAAACCTGCACCTGCTGCCCAGGGCCGTCTCCAAACTCCACAG GCAGCTGTTAGTGTGAAGGCCCTGGAGAAACAGCTACAGCAAAAGAAAGACTCTGATCCCATTATGGCTGGTATATTAGAGGAG ATTGCACACTTCCAGAAGGAGTTAGATGACCTTAAGGCACGAAGCACAAGAGCTGACTTCAAGGTTGGCACAAATGAGGAGATGAAGGAGTTGAGGAAGGAGTCAGAGGACCTCCATATTTTCACCTTGGAGATCAAGGAAACAACAGAG TCTCTCCATGGGGACATTGGTACACTGAAGACCACCTTACTGGAGGGCTTTGCTGGGGCAGAAGAAGCCAAGGCTCAGAGTGAGCTGAGCAGAGACAGAAATTACAGACAGCTACTGTACAAAAAACCTCTGGACCCCCGCAGCGAGGAACAGCTCAAG GAGATTCGCAGGCTTTACCAGTATGTAATGTTTGCTGTGGAAGATGTAAATGACGTACTGGATGTGGAATGGGAGAAACAcctggagaagaagaaaaagcagaA ACACATGGTCGTGCCAGGGCGTGAGGGACTATTTACTACACTGGCCAACAACCTGTACATTATCAACCAGCAGAAGAACAGATTGGACCAGTTTATTAAGCAACTCACTTCACTGCGCCTCTACAACAACACTACCACTCCAACTATACACTGCAGTTCTGCTACAGCAACAACTGCTGG CTTGGAAAGCGAGCTGGAGAGTTTAAGGGATGCACTCCTGAAAGCCAGACTGGACACCTCCCCTCCTAAGACCAAACCCAAATCTCCAG TCAAGATATCGCCAGTGAAACAGTCCCAGCTGCGTAACTTTCTCTCAAAGGGGCAGATGCCTCCTGTCCGCTCAACTGCACCAG CCAACCTGTCTCGCTCAGCCTTCCTTTCACCTAAATACTACGAGGACTTGGATGATGTAAGCTCTACGTCCTCCCTGTCCCTGGAGCCTCACCCAGCTGacttggaggaggaggaggaactgCAGCCTGAACCCCTTCCCCTTACTGTCATTCCTCCAGCATTGTCCACCCCCCGCCACCCCACAGTCGTGAGGACCCCCTCTATCCTGCCAGGCTTCGGGGCCATTCAGTCCACCCCTTTAACAAAAATGAACTCAGTACAGGGTATGGGGTTTGGACTCAGCCCTATTGCCAGCCCTG TTCCAACCAATAAGATCAACCTCAGCGGGGCTGAAAGCACTGCTCTTGCCACAAAGACAGTAAAACATGGAGCCCCACCAACTGAGAGGAGCATCCCTGTCACCATCCCGGCCCAGCAAGCTGCAGCCAATGCCGCTGTACGCAGACAGATGGCCAATCAGAAGACAG CTGTCGTCAGTACTTCCTTGACAGAGTCCACTTTGAAGACTGTTCCTCAGGTGGTCAATGTCCAGGAGCTCAAGGACAAAGGGCCTCCAATGCCAGTTTCCAATATCATCAG CTCATCGGTACCAGATCCAGCAGCTCCGGTCTTTGCAACAGTTTGTTCCAACCAGGCCAAACGA AACCCTAACCAAGGTATGCAGAAGATGTCCGCTGAAAGTACAACCACCCCACAGACAAGCTTTGTATTTG GTCAATCATCCAAACCGGATGTTTCAGTGGCTCCAGCTAGCTCAGCAGAGCAAAACACCAGCAAAGGTTTCTCCTTCGCATCAGG GTCCACAGGCTTCAGTTTTGCTTCTGTTACGCAGGGAGTTGGAATCTCACAAG TGAAGGATTTGAATAAATTCTCCTTTGGTGGAAATGGCAAGATGATGTTTGGCCAGACTGGAGAAGAGCCATTCTCCCTCACCCCAAAgtccacctcccctgctcttggCACTGGGTCTCCCACCCTGCCTCCATACCCGTCAGGTGACAAACCCGCCTCTACCACAACTGCCTCCAGGATAGAACCTCCACCCCTTAAGACAATTGGAGGAGAAACTCTGGGCTGTTTCTCTGGACTACGTGTGGGCCATGGAGAAGAAGCGAAAGATTCAGCTACAAAACCAGCTGTTGGCTCATTCACCTCTGGAGAAACTGGACTTGGTATGGGCAAGGGAGCAGCACAGTTTAGCTTTGTTGCAGGTCCCCAAAAGTCTGCAGATGATTCTACAGGAACAGACTTGTCCAAGGGGACAGCGTCAGGCAGTTTGTTCAAGCCTCCTGAACCGAACCCCAAGCCGGCCTTCTCTGTTACCCAATCTAGCTCAACTGCCTCAGCTTCACCTACGTCTTTCGGTAGTCTTCTTGCAGCTTCTTCAGACACCTCAGAGGAACCAAAAGTTTCCCCACAGCCTTCAGAACCCACACCACCCCCTGATAAAGAACCTAGTACTGGACCAGCTGTAGTGAGCGCCCTTGTAGTACCTGAGCCCGCAGCGGATGCAGCCGTCACAGAAACAACAGCAGCCGCAGTTACAGCACCAACACCCCCACTTCCTTTGGCCACAACGGCCCCTACCCCAgaccctccctcctccatcacCGCACCAACTGTAGCAATCCCTCCAACTACAGCCAGTGCAGCTGCCACAGTAGATGCCAACCCAGACagcagcaccaccaccaccactgctCCTCTGCCTACTTCCGCTGCTGCTGTAGCTCCTGTCTCCCAGGTAGCTCCACCAGCGTTCCAGGTGCCCAGTTCTGACAAACCAGGTTCCATTTTTACTCAACCTGCCCCTACAATAACAGACAGCAGTTCCCTTGGACTTACACCTGTTATCAGCACAGTTGCTGCTGCAGCCACCACTACCACGCCTGCTGCTGTTAACAGTACAACTACTACTGATGCTAGCGTTGTGTTTGGGCAACCTGCTGCACCACCAGCTTCCTCGGCCCCTCCACCCCCAGCATCCACAGGATTTGGCTCAACGGCGTTTGGTACATCAACTGGAACTGTTTTTGGCAAATCTGTGTTTGGCCAGGTGAGTGGCTTTGGCCAGCCTGCCAGCAACCCTGAAACATCCGGTGGCTTTTCTTTTGGCCAATCAGCATTTGGAGCAAGTTCTAACAGCGCGACTACTGGAGGAGGTCTTTTTggtgctgctactgctaccaaTGCCAGTTCCTTCTCCTTTGGCACAAGCAGTGCCAACACCGCCAGCAGCACTGGCTCAGGGCTGTTTGGACAAACCACAACACCAGCATTTGGCCAGAGCTCTGGATTTGGCCAAGCGTCTGTGTTTGGGAGTAACACCACCACATCCTCATCTACAGGGTTCAGCTTTGGACAGCCCTCAG CTTTTGGCTGCTCTTCTGCCACCCCTGTGTTTGGCCAACAAGCGAGCAGCGGGAGTGTATTTGGACAG CAGCAGCCATCATCTGGTGGGACTCTGTTTGGCTCAAATTCAGCCAATACAGCAGGCTCAGCTGCTGGTGGAGGGTTCTTCTCTGGCCTTGGAGGCAAACCAAGCGAAGATGCTGCCAACAAGAACCCATTTGGCACCAATGTCTCCACCGGAGGGTTTGGGCAGCCTGCTCAGACAG GTGCCAACACTCTGTTTGGGAATAGCGGTGCCAAGACCTTTGGTTTTGGACAGTCGTCCTTTGGTGAGCAGAAACCTAGTGGGACCTTCAGCACCGGTGCAGGGAGTGTCGCATCCCAGGGATTTGGCTCCTTCTCTTCTCCAGCAAAATCAG GTGGTTTTGGCAGTGCTCCAGTGTTTGGGAGCCCCCCTTCCTTTGGTAGTACCCAAGCATTTGGTTCTGCAGCAGCATTTGGATCAAGTCCTTCCTTCCCCAACAACATGGTTCCCTCAGCTGGTAAAGTCTTTGGAGAGGGAACAGCAGCTGCCAACATGGGAGGATTTGG
- the nup214 gene encoding nuclear pore complex protein Nup214 isoform X5 — MSDDTDSPPDREMKDFQFRQMKKTRVFDPAEDLPRERTSLLTISNKFGLTFVGLHKTFKVYLTQDILSDKFDGNTNEIVEGTPALAEVNVDLALHHLALSCDELTLSVCGMTEEAGLSFTFYDVRTFMNKTRPQKLPFASLLPAVPPGSLVQDLKWNPVQASMLAVCLSDGRMMILDVTDSVKVQAELPASSGITCLCWSPKGKQVAAGKMNSAVSQYTPALEEKKVIPCPNFYTSDEPVKVLDVLWLRTFVFAVVYAAADGSLETPPELVLISLPKKDEKVDIKYLNFSELVYGSCTERQHHYFLSHIEDWDLVFAASAVSIEVSVIAAREDKIWELWILEDASRAELPVTETNEDTLPLGLAIDYTSQQEIYITDEKTLPPAPTMLMLSTEGLLCPFALLNVNPGVKQLVSAPTALALDGERQPKPGSLAAQPPKIAASFPSVPATFTNFSLTSAAASTPSAPAAASSAAPFSMVPTAPVSSASSSFSFSVPTTCSTSAPAFSLEVSTPFGSGSSGFSFASKPPSDTPSAPSAFSFTPSIKPSAVAAPIPALTPQNIATASQPTVKLNLNERFSALETPAPQSFSFNPLLPKTVASSSSSLTAPPLSATKQPAVLTPVRPVQTSTPPTVVQKPAPAAQGRLQTPQAAVSVKALEKQLQQKKDSDPIMAGILEEIAHFQKELDDLKARSTRADFKVGTNEEMKELRKESEDLHIFTLEIKETTESLHGDIGTLKTTLLEGFAGAEEAKAQSELSRDRNYRQLLYKKPLDPRSEEQLKEIRRLYQYVMFAVEDVNDVLDVEWEKHLEKKKKQKHMVVPGREGLFTTLANNLYIINQQKNRLDQFIKQLTSLRLYNNTTTPTIHCSSATATTAGLESELESLRDALLKARLDTSPPKTKPKSPVKISPVKQSQLRNFLSKGQMPPVRSTAPANLSRSAFLSPKYYEDLDDVSSTSSLSLEPHPADLEEEEELQPEPLPLTVIPPALSTPRHPTVVRTPSILPGFGAIQSTPLTKMNSVQGMGFGLSPIASPVPTNKINLSGAESTALATKTVKHGAPPTERSIPVTIPAQQAAANAAVRRQMANQKTAVVSTSLTESTLKTVPQVVNVQELKDKGPPMPVSNIISSSVPDPAAPVFATVCSNQAKRNPNQGMQKMSAESTTTPQTSFVFGQSSKPDVSVAPASSAEQNTSKGFSFASGSTGFSFASVTQGVGISQVKDLNKFSFGGNGKMMFGQTGEEPFSLTPKSTSPALGTGSPTLPPYPSGDKPASTTTASRIEPPPLKTIGGETLGCFSGLRVGHGEEAKDSATKPAVGSFTSGETGLGMGKGAAQFSFVAGPQKSADDSTGTDLSKGTASGSLFKPPEPNPKPAFSVTQSSSTASASPTSFGSLLAASSDTSEEPKVSPQPSEPTPPPDKEPSTGPAVVSALVVPEPAADAAVTETTAAAVTAPTPPLPLATTAPTPDPPSSITAPTVAIPPTTASAAATVDANPDSSTTTTTAPLPTSAAAVAPVSQVAPPAFQVPSSDKPGSIFTQPAPTITDSSSLGLTPVISTVAAAATTTTPAAVNSTTTTDASVVFGQPAAPPASSAPPPPASTGFGSTAFGTSTGTVFGKSVFGQVSGFGQPASNPETSGGFSFGQSAFGASSNSATTGGGLFGAATATNASSFSFGTSSANTASSTGSGLFGQTTTPAFGQSSGFGQASVFGSNTTTSSSTGFSFGQPSAFGCSSATPVFGQQASSGSVFGQQPSSGGTLFGSNSANTAGSAAGGGFFSGLGGKPSEDAANKNPFGTNVSTGGFGQPAQTGANTLFGNSGAKTFGFGQSSFGEQKPSGTFSTGAGSVASQGFGSFSSPAKSGGFGSAPVFGSPPSFGSTQAFGSAAAFGSSPSFPNNMVPSAGKVFGEGTAAANMGGFGFASPPSGPSFGALANQSAPSFGGLAQQGSGFGSQPSSFSGFGQQPQAGGFSGNTFGSANQSSPQTFASWRS; from the exons ATGAGTGACGACACAGACTCCCCTCCTGATAGGGAGATGAAG gacTTTCAGTTTCGTCAGATGAAGAAAACAAGAGTCTTTGACCCTGCTGAAGATTTGCCCAGAGAAAGAACTAGTCTGCTTACCATCTCAAACAAATTTGGTTTAACTTTTGTCGGACTCCACAAAACATTCAAAGTTTACCTAACTCAAGACATTCTGTCTGATAAATTTGACGGTAACACCAACGAAATAG TCGAGGGTACACCAGCATTGGCGGAGGTTAATGTGGATCTGGCTCTGCACCACTTGGCTCTCAGTTGTGATGAACTTACTTTATCAGTATGTGGCATGACTGAGGAGGCGGGATTGTCCTTCACATTCTATGATGTCCGCACCTTTATGAACAAG ACAAGACCACAGAAGCTACCTTTTGCATCACTGCTGCCAGCAGTACCCCCTGGCAGTTTAGTGCAAGACCTGAAGTGGAATCCTGTGCAGGCATCCATgttggctgtctgtctgtctgacggCCGTATGATGATTTTGGATGTTACTGACAGTGTCAAAGTGCAGGCCGAGCTACCTGCTTCAAGCGGCATCACGTGTC TTTGCTGGAGTCCAAAAGGAAAACAAGTCGCTGCAGGAAAAATGAATTCCGCAGTCAGTCAGTATACACCA GCACtagaagaaaagaaagttaTCCCATGTCCGAACTTCTACACCTCTGACGAACCTGTCAAAG TTCTGGATGTGCTGTGGCTGAGAACCTTTGTGTTTGCAGTGGTATATGCTGCTGCAGATGGCTCCCTTGAGACCCCTCCTGAGCTAGTGTTGATCTCCCTTCCT aAGAAGGATGAGAAGGTGGACATAAAGTATTTGAACTTTAGTGAATTAGTGTACGGAAGCTGCACTGAGCGACAACACCACTACTTTCTTAGCCATATAGAGGACTG GGACCTTGTGTTTGCGGCATCAGCAGTTTCCATTGAAGTCAGCGTCATAGCCGCCAGAGAGGACAAG ATCTGGGAGCTTTGGATCCTGGAAGATGCAAGTAGGGCTGAGCTTCCAGTGACTGAGACAAATGAAGACACGCTGCCCCTTGGCTTAGCCATAGACTACACCAGCCAGCAGGAGATCTACATCA ctgatgaGAAGACCTTGCCCCCAGCGCCCACAATGCTGATGCTCTCCACAGAGGGATTACTCTGCCCATTTGCTCTGCTCAACGTTAATCCTGGGGTTAAGCAACTGGTCTCAGCCCCCACTGCCCTCGCCTTGGATGGGGAGAGACAACCCAAGCCAG gTTCTCTGGCAGCCCAACCACCCAAAATTGCTGCCTCCTTCCCATCTGTCCCAGCAACATTCACAAACTTTAGTCTTACTTCAGCGGCTGCTTCTACTCCTTCAGCCCCTGCTGCAGCTTCCTCTGCTGCCCCGTTCAGCATGGTTCCCACAGCTCCTGTTTCATCGGCATCATCAAGCTTCAGTTTCTCAGTGCCAACTACGTGCTCCACCTCTGCACCAGCTTTCTCCCTGGAGGTATCCACACCTTTTGGCTCAGGGTCCTCAGGCTTCTCCTTTGCCTCCAAACCTCCCTCTGACACTCCCTCAGCACCTTCAGCGTTTTCTTTCACCCCTTCCATCAAACCATCAGCAGTGGCAGCTCCAATTCCAGCTCTAACACCCCAGAACATTGCTACTGCCTCTCAACCAACAGTGAAACTTAATCTAAATGAGAG GTTTTCAGCACTGGAGACACCAGCACCACAATCTTTTTCGTTTAATCCCTTGCTGCCCAAAACAGTTGCCTCCAGTTCCAGTAGTTTGACCGCCCCTCCACTCTCAGCCACTAAGCAACCTGCTGTGTTGA CTCCAGTGCGTCCAGTTCAAACCAGCACACCACCCACAGTCGTCCAGAAACCTGCACCTGCTGCCCAGGGCCGTCTCCAAACTCCACAG GCAGCTGTTAGTGTGAAGGCCCTGGAGAAACAGCTACAGCAAAAGAAAGACTCTGATCCCATTATGGCTGGTATATTAGAGGAG ATTGCACACTTCCAGAAGGAGTTAGATGACCTTAAGGCACGAAGCACAAGAGCTGACTTCAAGGTTGGCACAAATGAGGAGATGAAGGAGTTGAGGAAGGAGTCAGAGGACCTCCATATTTTCACCTTGGAGATCAAGGAAACAACAGAG TCTCTCCATGGGGACATTGGTACACTGAAGACCACCTTACTGGAGGGCTTTGCTGGGGCAGAAGAAGCCAAGGCTCAGAGTGAGCTGAGCAGAGACAGAAATTACAGACAGCTACTGTACAAAAAACCTCTGGACCCCCGCAGCGAGGAACAGCTCAAG GAGATTCGCAGGCTTTACCAGTATGTAATGTTTGCTGTGGAAGATGTAAATGACGTACTGGATGTGGAATGGGAGAAACAcctggagaagaagaaaaagcagaA ACACATGGTCGTGCCAGGGCGTGAGGGACTATTTACTACACTGGCCAACAACCTGTACATTATCAACCAGCAGAAGAACAGATTGGACCAGTTTATTAAGCAACTCACTTCACTGCGCCTCTACAACAACACTACCACTCCAACTATACACTGCAGTTCTGCTACAGCAACAACTGCTGG CTTGGAAAGCGAGCTGGAGAGTTTAAGGGATGCACTCCTGAAAGCCAGACTGGACACCTCCCCTCCTAAGACCAAACCCAAATCTCCAG TCAAGATATCGCCAGTGAAACAGTCCCAGCTGCGTAACTTTCTCTCAAAGGGGCAGATGCCTCCTGTCCGCTCAACTGCACCAG CCAACCTGTCTCGCTCAGCCTTCCTTTCACCTAAATACTACGAGGACTTGGATGATGTAAGCTCTACGTCCTCCCTGTCCCTGGAGCCTCACCCAGCTGacttggaggaggaggaggaactgCAGCCTGAACCCCTTCCCCTTACTGTCATTCCTCCAGCATTGTCCACCCCCCGCCACCCCACAGTCGTGAGGACCCCCTCTATCCTGCCAGGCTTCGGGGCCATTCAGTCCACCCCTTTAACAAAAATGAACTCAGTACAGGGTATGGGGTTTGGACTCAGCCCTATTGCCAGCCCTG TTCCAACCAATAAGATCAACCTCAGCGGGGCTGAAAGCACTGCTCTTGCCACAAAGACAGTAAAACATGGAGCCCCACCAACTGAGAGGAGCATCCCTGTCACCATCCCGGCCCAGCAAGCTGCAGCCAATGCCGCTGTACGCAGACAGATGGCCAATCAGAAGACAG CTGTCGTCAGTACTTCCTTGACAGAGTCCACTTTGAAGACTGTTCCTCAGGTGGTCAATGTCCAGGAGCTCAAGGACAAAGGGCCTCCAATGCCAGTTTCCAATATCATCAG CTCATCGGTACCAGATCCAGCAGCTCCGGTCTTTGCAACAGTTTGTTCCAACCAGGCCAAACGA AACCCTAACCAAGGTATGCAGAAGATGTCCGCTGAAAGTACAACCACCCCACAGACAAGCTTTGTATTTG GTCAATCATCCAAACCGGATGTTTCAGTGGCTCCAGCTAGCTCAGCAGAGCAAAACACCAGCAAAGGTTTCTCCTTCGCATCAGG GTCCACAGGCTTCAGTTTTGCTTCTGTTACGCAGGGAGTTGGAATCTCACAAG TGAAGGATTTGAATAAATTCTCCTTTGGTGGAAATGGCAAGATGATGTTTGGCCAGACTGGAGAAGAGCCATTCTCCCTCACCCCAAAgtccacctcccctgctcttggCACTGGGTCTCCCACCCTGCCTCCATACCCGTCAGGTGACAAACCCGCCTCTACCACAACTGCCTCCAGGATAGAACCTCCACCCCTTAAGACAATTGGAGGAGAAACTCTGGGCTGTTTCTCTGGACTACGTGTGGGCCATGGAGAAGAAGCGAAAGATTCAGCTACAAAACCAGCTGTTGGCTCATTCACCTCTGGAGAAACTGGACTTGGTATGGGCAAGGGAGCAGCACAGTTTAGCTTTGTTGCAGGTCCCCAAAAGTCTGCAGATGATTCTACAGGAACAGACTTGTCCAAGGGGACAGCGTCAGGCAGTTTGTTCAAGCCTCCTGAACCGAACCCCAAGCCGGCCTTCTCTGTTACCCAATCTAGCTCAACTGCCTCAGCTTCACCTACGTCTTTCGGTAGTCTTCTTGCAGCTTCTTCAGACACCTCAGAGGAACCAAAAGTTTCCCCACAGCCTTCAGAACCCACACCACCCCCTGATAAAGAACCTAGTACTGGACCAGCTGTAGTGAGCGCCCTTGTAGTACCTGAGCCCGCAGCGGATGCAGCCGTCACAGAAACAACAGCAGCCGCAGTTACAGCACCAACACCCCCACTTCCTTTGGCCACAACGGCCCCTACCCCAgaccctccctcctccatcacCGCACCAACTGTAGCAATCCCTCCAACTACAGCCAGTGCAGCTGCCACAGTAGATGCCAACCCAGACagcagcaccaccaccaccactgctCCTCTGCCTACTTCCGCTGCTGCTGTAGCTCCTGTCTCCCAGGTAGCTCCACCAGCGTTCCAGGTGCCCAGTTCTGACAAACCAGGTTCCATTTTTACTCAACCTGCCCCTACAATAACAGACAGCAGTTCCCTTGGACTTACACCTGTTATCAGCACAGTTGCTGCTGCAGCCACCACTACCACGCCTGCTGCTGTTAACAGTACAACTACTACTGATGCTAGCGTTGTGTTTGGGCAACCTGCTGCACCACCAGCTTCCTCGGCCCCTCCACCCCCAGCATCCACAGGATTTGGCTCAACGGCGTTTGGTACATCAACTGGAACTGTTTTTGGCAAATCTGTGTTTGGCCAGGTGAGTGGCTTTGGCCAGCCTGCCAGCAACCCTGAAACATCCGGTGGCTTTTCTTTTGGCCAATCAGCATTTGGAGCAAGTTCTAACAGCGCGACTACTGGAGGAGGTCTTTTTggtgctgctactgctaccaaTGCCAGTTCCTTCTCCTTTGGCACAAGCAGTGCCAACACCGCCAGCAGCACTGGCTCAGGGCTGTTTGGACAAACCACAACACCAGCATTTGGCCAGAGCTCTGGATTTGGCCAAGCGTCTGTGTTTGGGAGTAACACCACCACATCCTCATCTACAGGGTTCAGCTTTGGACAGCCCTCAG CTTTTGGCTGCTCTTCTGCCACCCCTGTGTTTGGCCAACAAGCGAGCAGCGGGAGTGTATTTGGACAG CAGCCATCATCTGGTGGGACTCTGTTTGGCTCAAATTCAGCCAATACAGCAGGCTCAGCTGCTGGTGGAGGGTTCTTCTCTGGCCTTGGAGGCAAACCAAGCGAAGATGCTGCCAACAAGAACCCATTTGGCACCAATGTCTCCACCGGAGGGTTTGGGCAGCCTGCTCAGACAG GTGCCAACACTCTGTTTGGGAATAGCGGTGCCAAGACCTTTGGTTTTGGACAGTCGTCCTTTGGTGAGCAGAAACCTAGTGGGACCTTCAGCACCGGTGCAGGGAGTGTCGCATCCCAGGGATTTGGCTCCTTCTCTTCTCCAGCAAAATCAG GTGGTTTTGGCAGTGCTCCAGTGTTTGGGAGCCCCCCTTCCTTTGGTAGTACCCAAGCATTTGGTTCTGCAGCAGCATTTGGATCAAGTCCTTCCTTCCCCAACAACATGGTTCCCTCAGCTGGTAAAGTCTTTGGAGAGGGAACAGCAGCTGCCAACATGGGAGGATTTGG